Part of the Hemitrygon akajei chromosome 16, sHemAka1.3, whole genome shotgun sequence genome is shown below.
TTCTCAAGATCAAAATGCACAAACAGAAAAAGGAAGAAGGTAGCTACCACTGTCAGAACTACTTCCTGCAGTTTGAGTCATCTCCTACAACCAGCATAAAGGTAGCACCAGAGCCTGAGATTGCTTCATGGCCACAAGTTTCACCTGCCAAGTACAGTGATCCACTTTGTCCAGAGAAACATTATCCCTAGAGTAAGAAATCATCCAcatcaattaaatctttaggcctgaaagggacactcaaaatgtactatgctgtggatgtctgtatacaagttacaaaacataacagaaacTTTAAAACATCAGTCTGTTGAGGAATAAAGTTACACTTCAATCCAAgccaagggaaaaaaaaactacagaggGCTGTATtcgcagccagctccatcataggtactAGTCTGCCCACAATCAAGGAGATTTTCaaaaaggaccctcaccatccaaaatatgccctcttttcatggctaccatcagggaggaggtacaaaagcctgaagatgcacactcaacattttatgaacagcttcttccccctccaacatcagtccatgaacccacaaacacaatctcACTCTTTTGTTCTCCTGCTGGcactatgtttttttttcattacagtaatttttatttagtccactgcaaaacaaatttcataacatttcagtgataataaacctgtctcTGAAGGACTTGGGATATTTCCCATACCACACTAGAGACTTTGCtgaaatgttgcctggattaaggAGCATGActcatgaggaaagattgagtgagcTACGAGTTTTCTCTTTggtgtgaaggaggatgagaggtgacttggtcgACATGGCTTAGAAACAGAcagtagccagagacttttccccagggcaaaaatggctaatacgagggggcataatcttaaagtGATAAGAGGAAAGTATAAAGTGGAGCATTTCACAGGTAAACTCtttatacagagaatggtggtagaggcaggtacattagagaAACTCAGGcatatgaatgatagaaaaatggaggtcgaTCTGGGAGGAAAAGGTtaagttgatcttagagtaggttaaaaggtcggtacaacattgtgggccgaaggtcatgTACTGTACTGTAACTACTTTCAATGCTGCAAATACAATATCAGTGAAAAGCAATAGACAACATATTTGAACTatgaagcattgtgctaatcactattcTACCGTGCCACCTATCAGGATGCATCTCATCTGATCTGAATGGTTCTGAGTCAGGCTGCCTCAGCTCACCTGCTTCAAATCAAACAGAAATATTTCATTAGTACACCCAACCTAAACCCAACATTTGCAGTTGATATGCagtttgatcttttcaatgacttcaagttccctggccatCTCATGTTGACTATAGTTGCCCAGTTTCTATATACCTCCATTCCCCATCAGAAAGGCAGCAAAGCCCTCctcttctttctggacaccagaaccAACCACCACCAcacctccatctggcagaactggtccttacGCACAATAATTCCTCCTTTGTCTCCTTccactttcttcaaacaaaaggtgtagccacggGCACTTGCACAGGTCCCAGCTATGCCCGCCTTTTGTCAGCGTTCCGAGCCTACAccggtatcactccccaacttctcctacgctacatcaatgactgcactggtgctgcttcctgcatccaatctgagctcgtcgacttcaactttgccttcaacttccaccaTGCCCTCAAATCtgtctggtccatttctgacacctccctccccttcctcgatcactctgtctctatctcttaAGGCAGTTTATCTACTCATTTCTTTTATGAGCCCACTGATACTCACAGCTACCTCTTCCACCCAGTCACCTGTAAAAATGTCATCCCCTTCTCAATTCCTCcaactccaccacatctgctctcaggatgaggcttttcattccagaactaataaactgtcctccttcaaagaaaggggctcttttcctctaccatcaatgctgccctcatccgcatctcttccatttcatacaCATCTCCCTTCGCCCcattcacctgccaccccaccagggatagggctccTCGTCCTCACAtaacaccccaccagcctctgtgtacAGCATGTAATTCTcggtaacttctgccatctccaatgggatcccaccaccaagcatatttCCCTCCCTGCCTCCACTTTCCAATTTCCACAGGGATCCCTatgtgactcctttgtccatttgtccctccccattgatctccctcctagaacaagtgttacacctccttcctcactaccattcaggccccaaacagtccttccatctgaggcaacacttcacctgttcTGTTGGGGTGCACTACTGTATCCAGTACTCCCAGTTGTCACCTCCTGTCTATCAGTAAGACCCAACATAGACTGGaagaccacttcgtcgagcactcatgttccatccaccagaaaaagtgggatctctcagtggccacctatttcaattctacttcccattcccaactttagttggaggagcaacaccttatattccatttgggtagtccTCAACTTGTCGacatgaacatctatttctcgaacttctgataactccccttcccccccaatcaccattcccatttccctctttcacctcatctacttacctgcccatcacttccccctggtgctccttcccttttaTCACGACCTtctattctctcctatcagattccccctcctccagcccgttatccctttcaccaatcgacttcccagctctttacttcactcctcccggtttcagctatcacctacgaccttgtacttcttcctccccttcccctctaccTTCTTACTTTGACTTTTCATCTCTACCCTtctcattccagtcctgatgaagggtcttggcccaaaacatcaaatctttactcttttccacagatgctgcctggcctgctgagttcctccagcattttgtgtgtgttgctttgatatccagcatctgcagatttttttcttgtttaaaCTGTTGAACTATTTTTCCTCAATCAATTCCTACTGACATTGTCAAGCACTAAAATTGGCTGTGTGGCTCTTGATCTCCCAGTAACATCTAATTATGACAAATTCAAAGGCTAATTATGCATACACTGAACAAAGTGGCCAAAGTGAAACATTGCTTTAACACCACTTACACGCTTCGTAACAATTTTcttttcataaacacaagagattatgcagaagCTGGAAAACTTGATGaatatacataaaatgctggaggaactcagcaagtcaggcagcatgtatagacTGGTATAAGCAGtccacatttcaggccgagatccttcatcaggtttagaaaggaagggggcagaagtccaaataaggtgggaggaggggttgGAGTATGAACTTGAAGGTGATAGATAAAAACagataagaacataaaaaataggagcagcagtaggccatctggcccgccaagcctgctccaccacggCTGACCTGATCATgagagggagggtgtgtgggggaagatgtgaagggctgaagaaggaatctgacaggagaggacagtggaccatgggagaaagaaagaggggaaaCCAGATGGAGGTCATGGCCAGGTGAGAAGGGGTGAGAAGCAAGCCAGAATGGGGGATAGAAAAAGAGAGGGAAGGGCAGAGAAATTAAAGGAAgttgaagaaatcaatgttcataccattaggTTGGAAGCTACTTAAATGGCATACGAGATGCTGATCCTCCTACCTTCTACCATGATGAGGCTGTGGACCAACACCACCTATTCCGtcaaggtagcctccaacctgatggcatgaacatgattTTTTCTCTTATCATCTTCACCCCTTCCATCTTCTTCAATTTCCCATTCTAGCCTctcacctcacctatcacctccccaggtGCCCTTCtatcttcccttccttccatggtctaCTCTTGCTTTCAGAATaggtcttctccagccctttcctaCCTGTTTGGTTCCATTtatcacctccttccccttcccccaacttTTTAATTttagtgtcttcccccttcctttccagtcctgaggggtctctgcccaaaacaacgactgtttattcattttcagagacgttgcctgccctgctgagttcctccggcattcgtgtgtgtgttgctctggattttcagcatctgcacaatctcttgtgtttattatttactaATTTCGTTAGTTCATACAaaatcgtgggccgaagggcctgtactgctctatgCTTTGCGGGGAACTGCTGTAtctaactaaactaattcctCATACTGTTGCTTGCCAATATCTACACTGTATCCAAAGTATAATTGTTGTTGAAACTAAGAATATATACAGGAATTTTCCACCACATTTTGTATTGCATTCCAAAGGAGCTGCAGTGTGAACTAGTTGCACTGCATTTTATTGCCCTATTGGACCCTCACTAACAGAAATACGGGACCATTTCCTGCAGCAGCGGTATTCTCCAACAATTGGTCTAAATTTTAAAAGTGTTGCTAGGTACCGCGCTTTAAAATAAACACTTGTTGCACGGTCACTAAAAGCGAGGTTTGGAGCTCGCTGTATGAAATACATTGCACGATTTGCGCCAGGTACTCACTCAAGAGAGAGACGCCGCGGGGCCGCTTCACTTCCACGGCGCTGGTGCCCATGGCAAGTAACAGCAACAGGCCCAGGCTCGGGGCCTCGAGCACGGATGTAAGCGCCATCCGATCAGTGAGCGACTCCAAACGGCTGTTGCTGCTGTGAGATGCCCGGGCGAGCGGAGGTACTGATGAGGGCAAAGGGGAGAATCGACTAAAGCCCCAGGCAACGTTACAACGACGAACCCAAGTGCCAGAGACCCTCGCACCGCCCTCCGAATGAGCCGCTGCCCGGGTGACGCGTCATCACCGCTCCTGCGCCACCTGATTGGACGCTGTGCCTGGCCGCCCCGCGCCGCGCATGCGCCTCCTTCCGCCACCCTGATTAattgattcattcattcattcattcattcattcatggaTCAGTGTGGGGCATCGAGAGGGAAAAAGAAACAGGGGAGGAAGGTCTCACGGTTAAAAAGGATATGGAAAGAAGTAGACTAAAATAAAATAGAGTCATACGTCACAGAAACAGCCCATTCGGACCAATAGAAAGTCAAGTTTATTCCGGCTTCTCACACAAGATACTGAAATAACTCAACCAGTCAGCCAGCATCTCTGCAGGGCAGGAAAGGAAGAAGGTAGAATAAGAATGTGAGGGCAAGAAGTATAAGCTGGTAGATGAGGGGAGGGTGGATGAACTTAGAAGTTGGGAAGGGATTGgtttcttctttagccctttacctcttccgccAACCCCATCCCTGCTTCTGCAGATTTCAATCATAATTCTATCAACCTCTGTATTAAATATATTTGATGATGTGACCTCTGCAGCCATTGGTGGCAATAAATTTCATTGGTTTActaccttctggctgaagaagttcctcctcatctgtgttctaaagggatgtccttgtaatctaaggctgtgctctctggccctggactctcccactgtagggaacatcctctcagATGTGGAGGCCAGATGTATTATAGGCAGAGGttactaggttcttgattattcagggtgtaAAAAATTATGGGTGGAGAGCAAGAGTATGGGGtccagaggaaaatggatcagccatgacgaaatagcagagcaaattcaatgggcccaatggcctaatcctgctcctatgtcacaACCACTCTCTCCAGTTAAAAACTTTCAATATTCATCAGGTTTCATAGAGATGCCCCTCCACCCTTCCGAACTCGAGTAAGGCCCTGAGATATCCAATGCTCCTTCGGTTTCCATTCCTAAGATCTTTCTTGCAGACTTCCTCGGCACCCCCTGCAGGGCCACCACATCTTTCCTCCGATATATTTAACCTCTTTCTTTGGTGGTCTGATGTACCTAGCtgattcaagcaggcttcaattatacggGTGCCTAAGAGGAATGTGGCAATCTACCTAAATGACTATCATCCAACAGCACTTACATCCTATCTGATTAAGCCAGGTTCACTTCAACACCCTGATGAAGTGCTttcagaggctggtgatgaaacataacaATTGCTGTCTGAGAAGAAACTTAGATcagctccagtttgcctaccatcacaacaggtcaatagcagatgccatttcattggctcttcactcaaccctgggacatctggagagtgaagatgcatacatcagaatgctcttcattgactacagtttgGTATTTAATGCtgtcatcccttcaaaactaatcagtaagcctcaatatctctttgtgcaactggatccttgattatCTCATTtgcagaccacagtcagttcagattgtctgtcaggcctgcacaggaaggcacctcccagtctcaacACAGCTAACAGGAGACACATACCActcgtttccaactcatcacctgcagccaatTTAAACCAAGCACAAATCCACAGTCCTTTGTTCACCCATCGAAACAGCCAAACTCAACCAGTTCCTCTTAGCCTTCAGACACCTTGTTATATGAAGTATCTGTTCtcccttgttttgtggcccctcgtGGTTTGTTATTTTGcggtttattagtaaaatatcacTTACTGCTAAATCgtctctgcttttgggtcaagcctcctctacatcatcTGGCACTGGCAacaccatctcctccacaatctccatcagcacagatgtagcacaaggctgtgtgcatCGCCCCCTGATCTACTCATTTCATATGTATGACTGTGagtctaagcacagctccaatccagtatttaagtttgctgatgacactactgtcaTTGGCTAATTCAGaggcggtgatgaatcagcatataaaagggagtttgaaaatctggctgagtggtgccacagcaacctcttacccaatgtcagcaagaataaggagctgattattgatttcaggaagaggaaactgggGGTCCTCATTGGGGGATAAGTTCCTTCATGTTATAATTTCAAAAGATCtaccctgggtccagcacataagtgtcattacaaagaaagcaaggcaATGCCTCCACTCTcttggaagtttgcaaagattcagcatgtcaatcTAAAACTTTTACAAGCTTCTGTGGTGGAAACTGGTTGCAACaaggtctggtatggaaacaccaatagccttgaatggaaaagcccacGAAGTCCATCATGGGcgaagccttccccaccactgagcacatctatactgAGCACTGTCGCAGGAGAGCAGAATCCATTATCGAGGACCcctcaccacccagatcatgctctcatcctactgctgccattgggaaggtggtacaggacccacaccaccaggttcaagaacagcaattaaccctcaaccatctgactcttgaaccaaaggggataacttcactcactgaactgttctcacaacctatggactcactttcaagaaatcTTCATCTTATGTTTTCAATATGTATTGCttaattattaatttattattatttcttgtttgcctttctttttgtatttgcgcagtttgttgtcctttgaacactggttgtttttgtctatcctgttgggcgctgtccttcattgattctattgtgttttttgtatttaccatgatgcctgcaagaaaataaatcttgggcttgtatatagatagatagatagatactttattcatccccatggggaaattcaactttttttccaatgtcccatacacttgttgtagcaaaactaattacatacaatacttaactcagtaaaaaatatgatatgcatctaaatcactatctcaaaaagcattaataatagcttttaaaaagttcttaagtcctggcggttgaattgtaaagcctaatggcattggtgtatggtgacatatatgtactttgataataaatatactttgaactttatatcaTTTTACGAAAGGCATAGATTTGATAGGATAGAGTCTGTTTTCAGTGGCAGAAATGTCCAAAACTATAaggtacaacacacacaaaatgctggagcaactatagaaaagagtgaacagtcaacgtttgggCCGAGATGCTTCATCAGGTCTTATAAAATTGCACGTGGTGGTGGGAGAAAGTGGAGTGGTGGAAGTGACTGGGATAGAGACCCCGGGTACCCCATGGCGGAAAGCGTAGCACAGAGAAACCGGTCAGAGAAGCTGTCGATTGAATGtgagtcaaacacgaggaaatctgcagggctggaaattcaagcgacatacacaatgctggtggaacgcagcaggccaggcagcatctatagggagaagcacagtcgacatttcgggccgagacccttcgtcaggactaactgaaagaagagatagtaagagatttgagagggggagggctGAAGCCAAGAGCtcaaaagttgattggcaaaagggatacagagctggagaagggaaaggatcatgggacgggaggcctcgggagaaagaaagggggaggggagcaccagagggagatggagaataggcagagtgatgggcagaaagagaaaaaaaaggaggggggagaaaagcaaaatatatcagggatggggtaaggaggaggggcattaatggaagttagagaagtcaatgttcatgccatcaggttggaggctacccagccggtatataaggtgttgttcctccaacctgagtgtgggttcatctaggttggaggaacaacaccttatataccggctgggtagcctccaacctgatgacgtgaacattgacttctctaacttccgttaatgcccctcctccccttcttaccccatccctgatatatttaacttttcccctctccttttttttctctctttctgcccatcactctgcctgttctccatctccctctggtgctcccctccccctttctttccttctaggcctcctgtcccatgatcctttcccttctccagttctgaatcccttttgccaatcacctttccggctctcagcttcaccccaccgtctctggtcttctcctatcatttcgcattttcccctccccctcctactttcaaatcttttactatctttcctttcagttagtcctgacgaagggtctcggcccgaaacgttgacagtgcttctcccgatagatgctgcctggcctgctgcgttccaccagcattgtgtgtgtgttgattgaatgTGAGTACCTGGGCTCCTCAGAAGCTCTGAATCGAGAAGCTTGAAAACCGATCTGGAACCCATGTGGTATAAGATGGTGGTGAAGGCGTGTTCCCAGGCTGTGGTAGCAGGTTTGGGTAACTACATGGTCAGAGGGCAgtagagatcacagagggggagcagtgagagagggtttcactgagcTCCCATCGAacggaagatttaaacttcttcaggataGGCATCCTTGGAGGAGACTTCACAGTGTagtagtccaatcacaaacaagagaaaatctgcaaatgctggaaatccaagcaacacacacaaaatgctggaggaactcagcaggccaggcagcatctatggaaaagagaaaacagtcgatgtttcgggctgagacccttcactgggACCCTTGAAGAGTTTCCATTAAGGGAATTCACCCTAACATCCCGGCTATGTGGATGAGAATCAGCTTCTCCAGCCTCCTGAGGACCCACAGACAGACAACCCCTTGGTATTAACTCGAGTGATCTCACTGTTACCACTACCCTAGGGCACTGTGACTGTGTACCTGCATCCTTTCATTACCGTCATTTACATAAATGCTTTAAAAACTGAGAAAGGCATAACAATCCACCTGACACATTATATTTCGTCCTCCAGATCATGGCCCATTTAAACCTGCACTTCGATTTTCTGTTAGCCAGACAAAGGAATGGTGGGGACAGTAGGTTAAACTAAATGATTGTGGGGTGTTGACGGTTTTGTTTCACTAAAATGTTTTAGGGGTAAGTTTGCCATTTCTAGTCTTGACCAAGACGTGTCGATTAAATGTCAGACTGACCAGTAACACCCGCAGCCCAGAAATAAACGAGGTTTTTTTAAGCATTTCCCTCTCGGGGTCGTTGTAAATGTTCTGTCAGGGTTCATTGAAGCGACTTGAAGGCTGCGCCGGCTGCGAAGTAAATAGATGTGGTTGTTGTTGGTGTTTTAAATCTCAGCGGGAACCTGCAGCTTTTGAACCAGGAAGTGGAACAGGTTCGGCGGCGATGGCCGCGGTTCTGTTGCAAGTTCTTGGCGCCTTCAGAACTGGAGTTCCTGGGAACGGTGGAGGTTCCAGGAACGCTGGAAGCCCCGGGACTACTGGAAATCTCAGGAATAATGGAAACCCCAGTGGTTCTGGGGATTCTGCGAACAAACCATCCTACGATCCCAGGAGTACTGTTGATACTGTGAAGACTGGAGATTTCGCGAACATTAGAAATTCAGGGAACTCTGAAGATTGCAGGAATGTTGGGGATTCCAGAAACAATGGAGACGCCGGGAATACTGAAGATCCCTGCAATGCTATAAACCTCGGGAAGACTGCAGGTCCCGGTGAAGCGGAGGCTGAGGGTCCCGTGAGTTCGGTGGATCCCGGGATCTGGGACGGCTCGGACATGGGGGGCTGCCTGTTGCTGGGGACGAGGTCCCAGGCCAAGACCTGGCTACTGTTCCAGGCCGCCGCCGCGGTGGCGGGCCGAGACGGGGGGCGGGTGCTCCTACTCGCCCCCCGCCCGGTACGGGCGCTGCCCGCCCCCCTGCTGCAGCTGGAGCCCCCCGGCCTACGGCGACTGCAGCTGGTGTACCCCCGCTCGGCCCGGCAGCTGCTGCACGCCGTGGCCTCCCTACACGAAAGTCCGGCTAGGCCGCCCGCCCTCATCCTTCTGGACGGCGCCGACGAGTTCCTGCGGGGGGACCGGGACGTGGGCGGAGAGGCGGCCCTACTCGCTGCCCTGCTGCGGGACACTGCGGCCTGGGCCAACAAGAGGCTTTCCCCCAGCACCCAGTGCCAGGTCATTGTAACCCTGCAGGTAATACTCCAAGACCACAGTAGCGCGTCCATAACACCCCATGACTATAATACCACAAGACCAGAAGACCTTAACACTACAATACCATGACCACAAGTTCATAATACCTCAAGACCATAATAACAGAAGATTTTAATACCACAAGCCCATAATTTCACAACATCATGTCCATTAGACCAGTATAAAACACAAGCATAATACCACAATACTGCAGGATCATAATATCACAAGATCATGTTACCACAAGACTATAGGTTATACAAACAGAATCTGCTCTACTgtcccctcccaaccccattttcCTACCTTATCCCTATGACCCTTAATCCCCTCACTCAACCTCCAGTTTAaacgtacccaatgacttggcttcctctgctgtctgtggcaatgaattccacagattcaccatgcctagccaaagaaattcctcctcatctctgctctaaagagttgcccctttattctgaggttgtgccctctggtcctagattttcCCACGACTGGGAacaccctctccacttccactctatctgggcctttcaacattcagtgagTTTCCAAGTGATCCCCCAACTGTCTTCTATAttttagtgagtacaggcctagagacaTAAAACACTCCTCACACGTTAACACTTTCATAAGTCTGGAGGTTCACTTTTATTCTCATGAACATCCGGATTCTTTTCAATGCCAGCATATTGTTTTTTAGGGCGCCATGTTAGTGAACTGCTGTTTACAGCTCGGTGTTtaggtcagagttcaattccggcatgctctgtaagcaagtttgtacgttCCATGCCCCTttgcgtgtgggtttcctcttggtgctccagtttctttccacagttcaaagacataccagttagttaattggtcattgtaaactgttgcATGATTAGGCTAtgattaaattggtgggttgctgggcggcatggc
Proteins encoded:
- the swsap1 gene encoding ATPase SWSAP1 → MFCQGSLKRLEGCAGCEVNRCGCCWCFKSQREPAAFEPGSGTGSAAMAAVLLQVLGAFRTGVPGNGGGSRNAGSPGTTGNLRNNGNPSGSGDSANKPSYDPRSTVDTVKTGDFANIRNSGNSEDCRNVGDSRNNGDAGNTEDPCNAINLGKTAGPGEAEAEGPVSSVDPGIWDGSDMGGCLLLGTRSQAKTWLLFQAAAAVAGRDGGRVLLLAPRPVRALPAPLLQLEPPGLRRLQLVYPRSARQLLHAVASLHESPARPPALILLDGADEFLRGDRDVGGEAALLAALLRDTAAWANKRLSPSTQCQVIVTLQTLTQMENAADLGLQVLERYFSVKCMVNEQQCHVEGAQRYLASFSGLVKKEIGGVRVPQIEEDYTWELLFEGDNISGIHRVTREERKREVAQDR